The Planococcus liqunii genome includes a region encoding these proteins:
- a CDS encoding GNAT family N-acetyltransferase: MIQFVGVEEQHIRQMAVLLAKRHERERKFFPFFPSEFEEFDEAEMVLRKMLERPYISGIVAVRGIDVIGYLLYEFKESAERGRYVWMDYEAVAIKGTEHPRLLRLLYADAGAEWVKNGYFHHVMMVPLGDRKIVAEWLDQSFRYEQKYAVLPLQDFEAETADPVPGLVFRTGSREDGPLLKKMALWNSIHQAAAPSWQPITKETMEDIKSSYEELSADGGAYLWLAEQGEQIGGFHVYFRKADPLSLVTPENCVALPAASTNPNLRGTGIGKAMAQYCFAELKNEGFDYVFADWHSPNHLASYFWPKLGFQPVMVRMSRQIDPRIAWAHGK, from the coding sequence ATGATTCAATTTGTGGGCGTGGAAGAGCAGCATATCCGGCAGATGGCAGTATTACTGGCCAAACGGCATGAGCGGGAGCGGAAATTTTTTCCCTTTTTCCCATCGGAGTTTGAAGAATTTGATGAAGCCGAAATGGTTCTCCGCAAGATGCTGGAGCGTCCGTACATCAGCGGAATTGTAGCGGTCAGGGGCATTGATGTCATCGGTTATCTGCTGTATGAATTCAAGGAAAGCGCGGAAAGGGGCCGTTACGTCTGGATGGATTATGAAGCCGTGGCCATCAAAGGAACCGAGCATCCACGCCTCCTGCGGCTGTTGTATGCAGATGCCGGGGCGGAATGGGTCAAAAACGGCTATTTCCACCACGTGATGATGGTTCCGCTCGGCGATCGTAAAATTGTCGCGGAATGGCTTGACCAGTCTTTCCGGTATGAACAGAAATACGCCGTCTTGCCGCTCCAGGACTTTGAAGCGGAAACTGCCGACCCAGTACCGGGCTTGGTTTTCCGGACAGGAAGCCGGGAAGATGGTCCGCTGCTGAAGAAGATGGCGCTTTGGAACAGCATTCATCAAGCTGCGGCCCCGTCTTGGCAGCCGATCACGAAAGAGACAATGGAAGACATCAAGAGCAGCTACGAAGAATTATCGGCTGATGGTGGCGCCTATTTGTGGCTTGCGGAACAAGGAGAACAGATCGGCGGTTTCCATGTCTATTTTAGAAAAGCCGATCCGCTCAGCCTGGTAACGCCTGAGAATTGTGTGGCGCTGCCCGCCGCTTCCACCAATCCCAATTTGCGCGGCACGGGAATCGGGAAAGCGATGGCCCAATATTGCTTTGCGGAACTGAAAAATGAAGGATTTGATTATGTTTTCGCCGATTGGCACTCGCCGAATCATTTGGCTTCTTACTTCTGGCCGAAGCTGGGCTTTCAGCCGGTCATGGTCCGCATGTCCCGCCAAATCGATCCGCGGATCGCATGGGCGCATGGGAAATAA